Genomic segment of Malus domestica chromosome 15, GDT2T_hap1:
AGCTAAATGAGCAAAAAGGAAAATATCATAAATAGGCAAATGATATTTTTCCAGGATCGCTAGAACTCGGCCTATTTGTGTAAGCCGTTCGAGATGATGTCTTTTTTTGTTTAGCAGTTTAGGTAAATGATGAGCAAAATTAAGTGCGAATATGGAAgtatttatttttgtagaaaTAGAGAACGAGTCAAAAAGCTAAATTAAAGCTGTTAGATTTGTTGGATAAAATTTGGTTGgtgtaaaataaaatacattGGACGATAAAATTCGATAATTTGATTGAAACAACAAATCTACTAGCTTCCTCTTTGATATATCTCAAAAAATAAGAAGTAATATtaaggggaaaaaaaagaaaagcaatcTTAGTTTTCACTACTACGAGAATCACGAGTGCTGTTTGGTGATGGAGTCTGATGCAAGTGGAGCAGCAGACTGATGGATGTGCCTCAACGAATCCATCCATATCTGAAGGGATAAAATTGCAGAGAAGATccaagttttatgtttttgacaaaGCGACACTTTAATTTACTCTTACGTACGGCAAAAGAGATTAAAACTTAAGCATGAAAAGACACGTATACTGTCATAACTGACTGACTTAATCAGATTGAAAGTAGAACATTTCTAGTTATGGAAACCAAAATGAAGAATTGACAATGTACAAACAAACAAACGAAAGACTAACCAGCTACAAATTAAGATCTAATCCGACCAAAAAAGTCATCAATCACAAGAACATGAAGACTCTAATGTCAGCGAGTGATCAAGATCAACAAGACAGAAgtgcaaaaccaaaaaaaaaaacatgtggaTGAACAAAACTTTAGGGCAAATATGAAGACACGTACCTGTTCTTTGTGGCTCGATAATACTTCTCGACAATGTCATGTGTTGCTAAACATTGGATTCATCCAAATACATGTTGGTAGGAAAGGGAATGCAATCGTGAAAATCAAGGAGAAAATTGAGTTGCTAGTGATCGAGCCACGACCGGCTTTGATGAAGGTTGATAGAGGTAATCAAGCTACGTCGGGGCTGATCGGATTGGATTTGGATGACAAAGaaccgaaaaaataaaaataaaaaactgggATGTATTAAATCCAGGTTTatccaacaaaaaacaaatgcGATCCAGTTAGAAAATGGTTGCTATTTAACAGGGGAATTTGACTCTTAAGCCTTCACTATGAATTGGGTTTTTCTTCGCTTTTCTTTTAGCCCTTATGTTTCTGGATTTGGGCTctgctttgttttgtgttgggcCTTTAGGCCCAAATTATCACCAAATTTTGCTAGCCCTTTAGCGTACATGATTAGGATATTCGAATTTTCGGACGGATGGAATCGGAATCATGAGATTCTAATGTCAATTCGATTGTTTCCGGAATTTTGAAATTTAGTATTTTCGAATGCCGTAATTGGTTAGGTCACGCCAAAGGCCCaaagttgaaaattttaagattaaaataaaataaaaaatttgtattCAACTGGCAATCTGGTGATGTAATTATTCTTGCACATCCATGCGCATAATTAGTTAGGTTATCACCTTAAAACaattagggagttttaactAAAAGCCCacggtattgttcattttaacgaaaaaccatatttttacactaaaaagtcaattatggtactatttattttaccctttattttgtctttatcgttaaaactcaaagttttcaggtcattttcattagtttttctaaaaaattaaCCACCGCGGGGTGGTCCAATTGTTGAGATGAGTTTCAAGCCTGTATTTTATACGACACGTCCTAAGTTCAATTTTTTGcgctaatgaaaatggcttgaaaattttgagttttaacgaaaatacaaaaggtgttgtaagtgaatagtactatgattgactttttagagtaaaaatataatttttcgttaaaatgaacagtatctgAAGTATTTCGGTAAAGCTCCCTTAATTTTTccctaaaaaattgaaaaaatggatCTTCAATACCGATTTCGCCGTTTCCTACTTTAAAAAAGATGTCACATCCTATAAGCacattaatttttcattttacaaGTAAAAATCATGTTTACGCACGCAATGACAacaacaaattaatttttctcGCATAATGATCAAACTCGTATAAATTTTAAGGGAAAAACGTAAACgagattatttttttaaatcatattttgtaaacaATATAAAGTGGGTTACTGATTgactttattttaaataatttaaataatgAATCTCATCATCAATTGTCAaatcatatgatttacaaaaatataatttaattttttatgctgCATTTGGTTGACCATTCAAGTGGAACGTTCAACAACCAAAATAACATGAGGATGGTAGGAAAATGTGGTTAAGCATATAAAATCTCTTATATTTCAACTATCTTGCGTTCGATTCTCGTCTCTACCAAAATTTCTAGTATGAATAGAAGAAAAGTACATAAACCCCTAAATAATAGGGTCGATTTTAAAGTAGATACGCCATCCTTCAGGCTGTCCAAGCCCTTCATCGATTTTATACATTTGTAAGTTTTTCCGTTAATTTGTGTATGAAAACATCGGAGTCCAAATAGCAAACATAAAATCCCTTACAAAATCCAACACCAGGATTTTGTCCTCTCCAATAAAAAATAGAGAacattcaaatttattttaggAAAAATATTATTCACAATGAAGCTTATTTCCATCTACTCCTGAACCTACTAAATCGAGAAACTAGCTTGGGTAGGGCAGCCCAATCACACCGTTCGCGAGGAATTTTACTTGTCCAAACGGATGCGAGAGCTAATCTAATCAGACAGCCTTATCGAAATTTATGCGCCACTAAATATTTATCGTTAACAATACTTTTCTTTAACCACAGGCTTTGACTCCGACTCAGATCCCAAATGCGTGGGCGAACTCACAACCTCATCAACCACCGCTGAATTCTTCAAATACATTTTCACGTAGAATTTCAAGAACAGCAACAGAATCGCGCCGTTGAGGACGGAATTGCAAAGCCAAGCACCGATCCCGTTGCACCCGCCGCCTTTCAAAATGTGCAGGGAGAGGACGCCGACGTGGCAGACCAAGTTGCAGCCGAGCAGCACTACCTGGCAGTTCACCACGAAGGGAAAGCACGCGCCGGGGAGCCCGATTCCGGTCCAGAACCGGTAGCCGTAGACGACGGAGTAGAGCAGAGTGGTGGAGAGTATGGCGAGGACCTGGAACGATTGGGAGAATTCGAGCCAGAGGAACGACATGAATATGAGGATGGACTGGTTGAATAGGTGGAAGAAGGTGAGGCGCCGGCGGCggaggatgttgaagaatgtgcggaggaggtggaggaatCGGGAGAGGTAGAAGACGTAGGACCAGAAGAAGACGCGGCCGGAAGGGCGGGTGCCGAGCGGGAAGCACAGGAGCCACTGGAAGGGGGTGGTCTTGGTGCGCCTCCAGAACCAGCGGGTTTCGCGAATCTCGGCGGCGGAGGAGACGAGGATTCCGGCGAAGATGACGGCGGATATGAGGGCCATGCAGAGGCTGTGGACGGCAGGGATTGGGCCGAGCGGGACAGGGCGGTCACGGCGGCGGAAGAGGGTGAGTAATAGGTGGagggcggcggcggcggcgatgTAGGCGGGGATGGCGGTGAAGAGGAAGGACCAGGTGGATCCCCATGAGTGGGTGGTGCTCCAGCGGAAGTTTAAGATGGTTGGGTGCTCCGATAGCCAATATTTGATGGTCTGCGACATGGATTGCGTCTCAAGTGTTGGACGAAATGCGGCAGCGAAAAACAATTGAGGTTGGCGGAGGTCGGCGGGATATAAAGGGACATACGGAATTATGgggtggaggaggaggacagACTGCGGAACTTTCTTTTCTGGTGACTTGTGAgtcggttttgggttttttttgtgCTGGATTGACTAATATGCCAGTGGGCAGCGGCcaaccatttatttatttataaacgcaacaaataataatattaataattaattaattaattaattgaggTGGACGTCGATGTCTTGAAGGCTTTTTTGTTTTCGCGTTCTGATTTGCCCAGTATGTTTGGCATCcctccagagagagagagagagagaaggaatggGACCCTGCGAAAAAGCATAAATTGACAATTAGAGCGCGTCTGGTAATCATCCAACATGATTTACATGAGCATTTTGACCCTTTCTTTACCATGAAATAATAGTTGCTCGGAGTGATTCTCCAATGCTTTTCTTGTTCAAAATGCGCTTTAACGGCACCCTGGACCATAATTAAGTAGATCAGAATAGTTTATTGTCGTTATCTttgcatttgaatttgaatGTCGCTCAATCGAACATGATGTTTCTTTAACAAAATACAAAGTTATTTTTTTGAAGGCTGCGTACTAAATTATAGATATATGAATCATTTCaatttgtaatttatgttttgttcATTAACACATTGAAATTCAAAAACGTTGATTTCTCTTTAAAACCAGCAATTCAATACACGAGATGAGAAGAATTCGgtgttttcatttcatttccttACTTTTCAGATTCTTATTAAGCAAATACGTCatttattaaatattgtaaAGAACACATTTATTATtctgaatgttttgttttggtaTGTTTGTTACTAATCACTCTTGAATAATAGATGATTGGCAATCTTTGATTGAATTATCAAGCTAATGGTGTCGCATCccgcaaaagaaaaagaaagctcACGATGCGACATATTTCGCATCATTTGGATTTAAGTAGTAGTTTCAGTGAGTGAAAAAAATAAGTGACAGAAAATGCATCCTATTAGAAAGATATTTTGCGGAAATGCACGTCAGATATACGTGGGCAACGAAAGTGGTTATAGATAatttttcaaattgaattcTGCATCGTTTACTATAAAACGACGTACGAGAATAACATTCACCACAAGCACAAGACATCCTTAGTAGTTGGATATCGTGCTGTCTAACCCCTTTTTGTATTGCATGATTATTTAAAGATGAATAAGAAGTTTTACTTAAAATTCTTTATGATCAAATTATCGAGTTTTGTGTTTATGATTAGAATCGTTAATATTACGAATTACTCTGTAaactatttatagtagcaaacaCATGGACAGTTTTTAATGTTTTTACCAATTTTGTTCATCTATTTTTATACAGTTTGATAACTAAACGATCTtagttttaaattgatttttttgcagATATGATATTTATagaatgatttataatatgaataatGTTGATCGTAAACACGAAGTTCCATGAATCAACAACGAACAATTTTAAGTAAAAACTCCAACTCATTTTTAGAGTAGCCACGTATTATTCTAACTTAAAATCCAAATTAAATAGTTGATTGTCCTAGTTggtatatattgtttttttttttcgttctaTTAACTTGAGTTTGAATTGTGCCTTTCTTTCTGGTGTAGTTTAAAGTACAAAAATTATTCGcaatctaaaaaaattaaaacaaataatcATTGACTATTTTTCTTCTCATCATTAGGAGATGTGTGGACACAGTTCAGTTCGTTCACCGAACGACACCGTTAAGTGGGACGGGGTCCAATTCGTCAATTTCGGTCGGTTCGGTTCTAGGAGGAAAGAGTCAACAGCGAGCGGAAACCGGACCAAATTATGTTAAAAACCCAACACTTATGACGAATTAGCCCAAGCCTAAAATATCATGGGCCTAGTGAAGCCCAAAAACCTCTCAAGATTATTCATTTTTGACACCGTTGATTTTAGAATCAGAATCCATAATCTAATCCAACGGATAAAATTTGAGAAGTCACGATCTGCCACTCAGAAGCCGCCAGGTAGGCATAAAAACAAATCTCCCGTCCGGAGATCTCAACCCGCGTCAAAATTGCATCGCCCACCAAGCACCAAATTCTATGCACTCTTCCTCCTTCCCGGCACGGAGATCTCTCGCCGGTGCTCGGATTGACTGCGAATCGATCCGCCTCACTTCTTCTATGTGAAGGTCAGTAGCGATCCCAACGATAATTTCAATCCGTGTATTCGTTCGGATTATTGTGCGAATCGATGAATTAAATTTcaacttttaggtttaaatcgGTGAATTTGGCGTATGAAATTGTGATTTCAGGAAGATATTATTGTATTTGAATGGGTCAATTTTAAAGTCGAATTGTTGAGACTAAATCGATTACTTTTAAATGATCAGAAATCTCAAGagaatttgattcaaatttcGTAGGGTTTTCAGAAATTCGTTATGAATTAGGAATGATTGCGAATTTTTGTACTAAATTGAGGTTCAGATTTCTGGGATTTCTGAGTTTTCAGAGATTTTCCATGTCTTTGTAAGAAGATATTAGATCATTTAATtatgggttttgttttttttaatattttttattttatttgtatcATTCATGTTGTTTGATGGGAATTTTAATTGCTGTCCGGGTTAAGTCGGTGCAACTGGGGCTTGCCTGAAATGATGATGTTGTTTTGTAGTGGTTTAAGGAAATTTAGATGTTTCAGTGGCTGGTTTCGATATTCATGAACTAATTCATTTAGGGTTGTCCAGAGATGGTAAGTGGGTTCGGGGAATCAACGAGTAGGTCGTCCCAAGGGCCTTCATTCTCCGGCAGTAGCAATAACAACGGTGACGCTGGTGACTTCGAATGCAATATCTGCTTTGACTTGGCCCAAGACCCAATTGTGACCCTATGCGGCCATCTCTTCTGCTGGCCTTGCCTTTATAAGTGGCTCCACATTCACTCCCACTCTCAGGAATGCCCTGTTTGCAAAGCGCTCGTAAAGGAGGAGAGTTTGGTTCCCTTATACGGAAGGGGAAAGACATCAACTGACCCAAGATCGAAGTCAATTCCTGGTATTAATATCCCAAACCGTCCAGCAGGACAACGACCTGAAACAGCCCCTCCACCAGAACAGAGCCATTTTGCCCACCGTGGATTTGGGTTCATGGGAGGGATGGGAGGTTTGGGCGGGTTTGCACCAGTTGCAACCACAAGGTTTGGGAATTTCACATTTTCTGCGGCCATTGGTGGCTTTATCCCATCTCTATTCAATTTTCCGCTACATGGGTTTCCTGAGGCCGCCATGTTCGGTGCAAGTGCTGGATTTCCTCATGGGTTCTCAAATACATTTCATGGCGGACCTGCACATAGGCACCATCTGCACAGGGGTACAGGCCAGGGACAGCAAGATCATAGACTGAAGATGTTGTGCGTGATTGTTATTATTTCAGTATTTCTTGCTCTCGCTTGGCAGTAGGTTGAATGTCAGTCTCAAGTTGCTATCTCGGTATTTGGGTGTGCTCAGCCTCTTGCGTTGTATGTCTGCTAGTTCATCTTTTTTGTTGTGATCAGGGTAAGTGTTCATATTTTACTATTGTCTGAAATGCTGTAGATTTTGCCTGGTCGTCACAGCATGGCGATTGTCGTTAACATTATCGTGGTAATTGTGTTTTCGAGATTCTCTCCATACAACGTATTGCTCGTTTTAAATGCTGGATTATTAGCGAACTTCACATTCAATGGATGACAGAGCTTTGTATTTGTCAACAGTATGCCAGTTCCTGCTGTGCCAGTCCATTACTTGATTATTCGATGTGTGCCATCCTTGCGTAAATCTCATGCATAAATTGTCTTGTTTCCATGTCTTAAAGTTGTGTTTTTCCCGTTTTGAAATCTCACCTGCGTACGAGAATGCGCAGCAGGCAGACATCCATCAATCTTTGCCTAGAGATGCATTGTTTGTTTGCAACGTAAGTTGTCGACTGGTTTTCTCGTCCAGATTTTAGTTTTTCTTCGGAGCGATCCGATCGACTAATCGAGTAGATATGCATCCATCTTCTATCCTGTGGACACTTTTTCCAGATATTCTCTGTAATCTTGTAGTTTATTGTGAAAGAATGGGCATATATACTTGCAGTGTCATGGAATGCGACTGATAAAACGCCAATAGAATCTAAAAACAAATAATCTGGGCCTCGCCTTGTCTGTGGGCATTCTTCACAACCTTTCTTAGAGACAATATACTTCTACCGAGGGGTTGGGGATTTAAGGCGGATTGAACTTGTCGTCCACAATAGTCAAATCTTGCAAATAGAGAAGAAACCACTCGACTTAcgaataaagaaaaatattatttgattaTAGTCCGTTATCAAatcttacaaataaaaaagaatatcaGTCGACTTATGAATAGAGAAGAATATTACTCGATCATAGTACTAAGCTTCATAACCGACCTGTCTCTTAGAGCAATTCCATCCCTAAGACTGGGTGTCGACGCCcaacgcatttatccactcaaatgaacagtaatataCTCCAATAAACAGTAATAGCCCAAAAGCATCTCCACTCctaaaaatgcgctggcacccagtcaatctaatatatattattttattcatatcaattaatattttatcattt
This window contains:
- the LOC139192364 gene encoding uncharacterized protein, translating into MVSGFGESTSRSSQGPSFSGSSNNNGDAGDFECNICFDLAQDPIVTLCGHLFCWPCLYKWLHIHSHSQECPVCKALVKEESLVPLYGRGKTSTDPRSKSIPGINIPNRPAGQRPETAPPPEQSHFAHRGFGFMGGMGGLGGFAPVATTRFGNFTFSAAIGGFIPSLFNFPLHGFPEAAMFGASAGFPHGFSNTFHGGPAHRHHLHRGTGQGQQDHRLKMLCVIVIISVFLALAWQ
- the LOC103440358 gene encoding fatty acid elongase 3-like, coding for MSQTIKYWLSEHPTILNFRWSTTHSWGSTWSFLFTAIPAYIAAAAALHLLLTLFRRRDRPVPLGPIPAVHSLCMALISAVIFAGILVSSAAEIRETRWFWRRTKTTPFQWLLCFPLGTRPSGRVFFWSYVFYLSRFLHLLRTFFNILRRRRLTFFHLFNQSILIFMSFLWLEFSQSFQVLAILSTTLLYSVVYGYRFWTGIGLPGACFPFVVNCQVVLLGCNLVCHVGVLSLHILKGGGCNGIGAWLCNSVLNGAILLLFLKFYVKMYLKNSAVVDEVVSSPTHLGSESESKPVVKEKYC